From the genome of Pelobacter propionicus DSM 2379, one region includes:
- the dnaA gene encoding chromosomal replication initiator protein DnaA, producing MHDVWRQATENLEKVMSESDFTTWIQPISYSHADDTTVFLTVPTLFFKEWIDEHYRQVLVGALSVTAGKKYFIELVVQEEDQNAEVPQAEDLIIKGHQEIEQPVTSQPETSSSSLNPKYTFELFVSGTGNQFAHAAAMAVANNPADTYNPLFIYGGVGLGKSHLLNAIGHTIRSSSPNLSVCYCSAEKFMYEMVNALRQKRMDQFRSRFRNLDVLLVDDIQFISGKVGTQEEFFHTFNALYDMQKQIVITSDKFPREISDLEERLRSRFEWGLIADIQPPDLETKIAILKKKSEITRIQLPEDVIYFLASSDTRNIRELEGMLIRLGAYSSLQGIPITLDMARENLKEIIGDRRKDITVELIQKVVAEQFGLKMADLKSSKRLKNFVQARQIAIWLCRDMTSFSYPDIGAKFGGKDHSTVIYAAKKIDLALKDDPKLSRIIEDIKLILLK from the coding sequence ATGCACGATGTCTGGCGACAAGCCACCGAAAACCTCGAAAAAGTAATGTCAGAGAGTGACTTTACGACATGGATTCAACCCATATCGTACAGTCATGCCGATGACACGACAGTCTTCCTTACGGTTCCCACGCTCTTCTTCAAGGAGTGGATCGATGAACACTACCGTCAGGTGCTTGTCGGCGCCCTCTCCGTCACGGCGGGAAAAAAGTATTTCATCGAGCTCGTGGTGCAGGAGGAGGACCAGAACGCCGAAGTGCCCCAGGCCGAAGACCTGATCATAAAGGGGCACCAGGAAATCGAGCAACCTGTAACCAGCCAGCCGGAAACCAGCTCCAGCTCCCTCAATCCAAAATACACCTTTGAACTCTTCGTCAGCGGAACGGGAAACCAGTTCGCCCATGCCGCGGCCATGGCGGTGGCCAACAACCCGGCCGACACCTACAATCCGCTCTTCATCTACGGCGGCGTCGGCTTGGGCAAGAGCCACCTTCTCAACGCCATCGGCCACACTATCCGGTCATCCTCACCAAACCTGAGCGTCTGCTACTGTTCAGCGGAAAAGTTCATGTACGAAATGGTCAATGCCCTGCGCCAGAAACGCATGGACCAGTTCAGGTCACGCTTCAGAAACCTGGACGTGCTCCTGGTGGACGATATCCAGTTCATTTCCGGAAAGGTGGGCACGCAGGAAGAGTTCTTCCACACCTTCAACGCACTCTACGACATGCAGAAGCAGATCGTGATCACCTCCGATAAATTCCCGCGGGAAATATCGGACCTGGAGGAACGACTGCGCTCCCGCTTCGAATGGGGTCTGATCGCGGATATCCAGCCGCCGGATCTCGAAACCAAGATAGCCATATTAAAGAAGAAATCAGAAATAACCCGCATCCAGCTCCCCGAGGACGTAATCTACTTCCTGGCTTCCAGCGACACGCGCAACATACGCGAACTGGAGGGAATGCTCATCCGCTTGGGTGCCTACAGCAGCCTGCAGGGCATCCCCATCACCCTGGATATGGCACGGGAGAATCTGAAGGAGATCATCGGCGACCGTCGCAAGGACATAACCGTCGAGTTGATCCAAAAGGTGGTCGCGGAACAGTTCGGCCTCAAGATGGCTGACCTGAAATCAAGCAAGCGGCTGAAAAATTTCGTTCAGGCCCGTCAGATCGCGATCTGGCTTTGCCGGGACATGACCAGCTTTTCCTATCCGGACATCGGCGCGAAATTCGGGGGCAAGGACCATTCAACAGTCATCTACGCAGCCAAAAAAATCGATCTGGCACTGAAGGACGACCCTAAACTATCAAGAATCATTGAGGATATTAAACTTATCCTCCTCAAGTAG
- the dnaN gene encoding DNA polymerase III subunit beta: protein MEFRIDKEVFLKSLQKIQGIVEKRTSMPILSNVLLEATESSLRVTATDLEVGMKCIYPAEILSPGRITVGAKKIYEIVKELPNQQISFSAKDNDWVEIRCGKVHFNIVGLSAEEFPYFPEVHEENLFEIESALLKGMIEKTSYAICNDDTKYNLNGLFAKTEINDDDVQLLKMVATDGHRLSIASCPFKGNAGQELSKGVILPKKGVYELKKIAEEDGGTLMFGFMDNSAVIKRGDSYMVMRLVDGEFPDYNRVIPTSNDRSIIINCDDFTHSVRRMAILSSEKFKGIMLDISESSIRISSSNPELGDAMEEIDVSYGGEPFSVRFNARYLLDVLAVTETESVEMKFKDELAPSIILPDKSDSFLAVIMPMRL from the coding sequence ATGGAATTCAGAATTGACAAGGAAGTCTTCCTCAAATCGCTTCAAAAGATACAGGGTATCGTCGAAAAGCGAACCTCCATGCCGATCCTGTCAAACGTATTGCTGGAAGCCACCGAATCGTCACTCCGCGTCACGGCAACCGATCTGGAAGTCGGAATGAAATGCATCTACCCGGCTGAAATCCTCTCTCCGGGGAGAATCACCGTGGGAGCCAAGAAAATCTACGAAATCGTCAAGGAACTGCCCAACCAGCAGATCAGTTTCTCCGCCAAGGACAACGACTGGGTGGAGATAAGATGTGGCAAGGTTCATTTCAATATCGTCGGATTATCAGCCGAGGAATTTCCCTACTTCCCCGAAGTGCACGAGGAGAACCTGTTCGAAATCGAGAGCGCCCTGCTTAAGGGAATGATCGAAAAGACCTCCTATGCCATCTGCAACGATGACACGAAGTACAACTTAAACGGCCTGTTCGCCAAGACGGAAATCAACGACGACGACGTACAGCTGCTCAAGATGGTTGCCACCGATGGCCACCGGCTCTCCATCGCCAGCTGCCCGTTCAAGGGCAACGCGGGCCAGGAGCTTTCCAAGGGGGTCATCCTCCCCAAGAAGGGCGTCTACGAACTGAAGAAGATCGCCGAGGAAGATGGCGGGACACTGATGTTCGGATTCATGGACAACAGCGCCGTCATCAAACGGGGCGATTCCTACATGGTCATGCGCCTGGTTGACGGAGAATTTCCCGACTACAACCGCGTCATTCCCACGTCGAATGACCGAAGCATCATCATCAACTGTGACGACTTCACCCACTCGGTACGCAGGATGGCCATACTCTCCAGCGAAAAATTCAAGGGAATCATGCTGGATATATCCGAATCCAGCATCAGGATCTCTTCCAGCAATCCCGAACTGGGAGACGCCATGGAGGAGATCGATGTCAGCTACGGCGGCGAGCCGTTCTCGGTCAGATTCAACGCCCGCTACCTCCTGGACGTACTCGCCGTAACCGAGACCGAATCAGTGGAGATGAAATTCAAGGATGAACTGGCGCCCTCCATCATCCTGCCGGACAAGAGCGACAGCTTCCTGGCCGTTATCATGCCCATGAGACTCTGA